In Littorina saxatilis isolate snail1 linkage group LG8, US_GU_Lsax_2.0, whole genome shotgun sequence, a single genomic region encodes these proteins:
- the LOC138973902 gene encoding uncharacterized protein, whose translation MATCEYEQLRRKNLEDNRRILAELGLSNPFKLLPKVIKKGIKRPSDNDNYEPKKKRAKVVPAPVDLDSTGSIRGSRRLSARLRGQDPGTECVVEDDTVADEHEKSRVKYVMPDRPQWYGEVAGVDVGTIWVTRMECCHDGVHRPPVAGIHGGSDGAFSLALSGGYEDDIDLGDCFTYTGEGGRDLKGTKNNPKNLRTAAQSKDQDLTRGNLALSRSVETGNPVRVIRGYKLRSPFAPEEGYRYDGLYTVKKFWFTKGMSGFGVYKFALQRCPGQAPPPWALENDPASPSKSSDSGFSDTVKSEAGENEATSPSDEKKSDGDKDGETKADSPLPLTDNMKKDDGNDDADASSGVDSKDVSDDNEEESSIVKHDAFESNLYAVSENAESSGDGGESGVVSGDDEEKADEDCSDA comes from the exons ATGGCGACTTGCGAATACGAGCAGCTTCGTCGGAAGAATTTGGAGGATAACAGGCGCATCTTGGCTGAGCTTGGGCTGTCGAATCCG TTTAAGTTGCTGCCGAAAGTGATCAAGAAAGGAATCAAGCGACCATCTGACAATGACAATTATGAGCCGAAAAAGAAGCGAGCCAAGGTGGTTCCAGCTCCAGTTGACCTTGACAGCACAGGGTCTATCCGAGGCTCTCGGAGGCTATCTGCTCGTCTGCGTGGTCAG GATCCAGGCACAGAATGCGTAGTGGAGGACGACACTGTGGCAGATGAACACGAGAAGAGTCGCGTCAAGTATGTGATGCCGGACAGACCACAGTGGTATGGGGAAGTAGCTG GTGTTGATGTTGGTACGATCTGGGTGACGCGTATGGAGTGCTGTCATGATGGTGTTCACAG ACCACCAGTAGCTGGTATCCATGGCGGTTCAGACGGGGCTTTCTCACTCGCTCTTTCGGGTGGATATGAGGATGACATTGACCTTGGCGATTGCTTCACGTACACTGGTGAAG GGGGCAGAGACCTGAAGGGAACCAAAAATAATCCCAAG AATTTACGAACAGCAGCCCAGTCAAAGGACCAAGACCTGACACGTGGAAACCTGGCTCTCAGTAGAAGTGTGGAGACAGGCAATCCTGTGCGGGTGATCCGGGGCTACAAGCTCAGGAGTCCCTTCGCTCCTGAAGAGGGTTACAGATACGATG GTCTCTACACAGTGAAGAAGTTCTGGTTCACCAAAGGCATGTCCGGGTTTGGCGTGTACAAGTTTGCGTTACAACGCTGCCCTGGTCAGGCTCCGCCCCCATGGGCACTGGAAaac GACCCCGCATCTCCATCGAAGTCCTCCGACTCTGGTTTTTCCGATACTGTAAAGAGTGAAGCTGGTGAGAACGAAGCAACATCTCCGTCTGATGAGAAGAAAAGTGACGGCGACAAAGACGGCGAAACCAAGGCTGATAGCCCTTTACCCCTCACAGACAACATGAAAAAGGATGATGGAAACGATGATGCCGATGCCAGCAGCGGTGTTGACAGTAAAGATGTGTCTGATGATAATGAAGAAGAAAGTAGCATTGTCAAGCATGATGCTTTTGAAAGCAATTTATACGCTGTTTCTGAAAATGCAGAAAGCTCTGGGGATGGTGGGGAAAGTGGTGTAGTGTCTGGCGATGATGAAGAGAAAGCTGATGAAGACTGTAGCGATGCATGA